One window of the Mycobacterium haemophilum DSM 44634 genome contains the following:
- a CDS encoding CYTH and CHAD domain-containing protein, translated as MPVNAPTASRHLEVERKFDVVESTVSPSFEGIAAVARVEKSPTQSLDATYFDTPTQDLARNKVTLRRRTGGPDAGWHLKLPAGPDARTEIRAPLAASDDTVPTELLDVVLAIVRDRPVQPIARITTQREGQVLYDINGTALAEFSNDHVTAWSAASSAGSGWDPAEQQWREWELELVNPNTNSELLDRLSNRLLDAGAAPAAHGSKLARVLGPSSQPHSTRPPADPVHRAVAQQVDELLVWDRAVRADTDDAVHQMRVTTRKIRSLLRDSQDSFGLSDGAWILNELRELASVLGMARDAEVLEERYQRQLDQLAPELVRGPIRERLVEGAQRRYQAGLRRSLIAMRSQRYFRLLDALDSVVADIPAAPVGEEPAPVTIDAAYKRVRKAAKAEKAAAQQSEAGHGGEHNVDEALHRIRKRAKRLRYTAAATGANRVSQQAKAIQTLLGDHQDSVVSREHLIHQTEAAHAAGEDTFTYGLLFQLEADFADRCRGQLDAALRKLDKAVRKARR; from the coding sequence ATGCCGGTAAATGCGCCCACAGCGTCGCGCCATTTGGAGGTGGAGCGCAAGTTCGACGTGGTCGAGTCGACCGTGTCCCCGTCCTTCGAGGGCATCGCTGCGGTGGCTCGCGTCGAGAAGTCACCGACGCAATCACTGGATGCGACCTACTTCGACACGCCGACACAGGACCTGGCGCGCAATAAGGTCACCCTGCGGCGGCGCACTGGTGGTCCCGACGCGGGCTGGCACCTGAAGTTGCCGGCCGGACCCGATGCTCGTACCGAGATCCGCGCGCCCCTGGCCGCGTCCGACGATACCGTGCCAACCGAGTTGCTGGATGTGGTGCTGGCGATTGTTCGCGACCGCCCGGTGCAGCCCATCGCGCGAATCACCACCCAACGGGAAGGCCAAGTCCTGTACGACATCAACGGCACCGCGCTCGCGGAATTCAGCAACGACCATGTCACCGCGTGGTCTGCCGCCAGTTCGGCGGGCTCCGGCTGGGACCCCGCCGAACAACAGTGGCGCGAATGGGAACTGGAACTGGTCAATCCGAACACCAATTCCGAGCTGTTGGATCGGCTGAGCAATCGACTGCTCGATGCCGGTGCTGCCCCCGCCGCTCACGGCTCCAAGCTGGCACGGGTGCTTGGCCCGTCGTCGCAGCCGCACAGCACGCGGCCACCCGCGGACCCAGTGCACCGAGCCGTAGCCCAGCAAGTTGACGAGCTGCTGGTGTGGGACCGCGCCGTGCGCGCCGACACGGACGACGCCGTGCATCAGATGCGGGTAACTACCCGCAAGATCCGCAGCTTGCTGCGGGACTCGCAGGATTCGTTCGGATTGTCCGACGGCGCGTGGATCCTCAATGAACTGCGTGAGCTTGCCAGTGTCCTGGGCATGGCGCGCGACGCCGAGGTTCTCGAGGAGCGCTACCAGCGCCAATTGGACCAGCTGGCACCGGAGCTGGTGCGTGGACCGATACGGGAACGTCTGGTCGAAGGCGCGCAGCGCCGCTATCAGGCCGGGCTGCGGCGGTCGCTGATCGCCATGCGGTCGCAGCGATACTTCCGTCTGCTCGACGCCCTCGATTCGGTGGTGGCCGACATCCCGGCCGCCCCGGTCGGCGAGGAACCGGCGCCAGTCACCATTGACGCGGCCTACAAACGGGTCCGCAAAGCCGCGAAGGCCGAGAAAGCCGCTGCCCAACAGAGCGAAGCGGGCCACGGCGGTGAACACAATGTCGATGAAGCACTACATCGAATCCGTAAGCGCGCCAAGCGACTCCGCTACACCGCGGCAGCGACTGGAGCGAACCGCGTGTCGCAGCAGGCCAAGGCCATCCAAACTCTGCTGGGTGATCACCAAGACAGCGTGGTCAGCCGCGAGCATCTGATTCACCAGACCGAGGCCGCGCACGCCGCCGGCGAGGACACCTTTACCTATGGTCTGCTCTTCCAGTTGGAAGCCGACTTTGCCGACCGTTGCCGTGGGCAACTCGACGCCGCGCTGCGCAAACTCGACAAGGCGGTGCGCAAAGCGCGGCGCTGA
- a CDS encoding M15 family metallopeptidase produces MPYSLGFARRIAALLATVVASFSAAPGGIAAAQPESVAPMDFVALQDIDPTILQDVRYFTAHNFTGDPVTGYETPMCILTRDAAEGLKRAQQQLEQRGYALKVYDCYRPQRAVNDFASWANDRSDQRMKAEFYPRVDKSTLFRDGYIAEQSGHSRGSTVDLTLVKLPVIPARPYVPGEPLIDCTAPASARFPDESIDMGTGFDCFDTLAHTLDPRIQGDQLTNRLLLKDALQSQGFVNYEDEWWHYTYQPEHHPGTYFDFPVAQSSLG; encoded by the coding sequence ATGCCCTATTCTCTCGGCTTTGCCCGCAGGATCGCTGCGCTCCTCGCGACGGTGGTCGCGTCCTTTTCTGCCGCGCCCGGCGGTATAGCCGCTGCGCAGCCGGAATCCGTTGCGCCGATGGACTTTGTGGCGCTGCAGGACATCGATCCGACGATCCTGCAGGACGTCCGCTACTTTACGGCGCACAACTTCACCGGCGACCCTGTCACCGGCTATGAGACACCAATGTGCATTCTCACTCGTGATGCGGCCGAAGGACTCAAACGCGCGCAACAGCAGTTGGAGCAGCGAGGCTACGCCTTGAAGGTGTACGACTGCTACCGTCCGCAGCGCGCGGTTAACGACTTCGCCTCATGGGCCAACGATCGCAGTGATCAGCGGATGAAAGCCGAGTTCTACCCGCGCGTCGACAAGTCGACCCTCTTCCGCGACGGGTACATCGCCGAGCAGTCGGGACACAGCCGCGGCAGCACGGTGGACCTCACGTTGGTAAAGCTCCCGGTCATACCCGCCCGGCCGTACGTGCCCGGCGAGCCCCTGATCGATTGCACCGCACCGGCGTCGGCGCGGTTCCCAGACGAGTCAATCGACATGGGAACCGGCTTTGACTGCTTCGACACCCTTGCCCATACGCTCGATCCGCGGATCCAGGGCGACCAACTCACGAACCGGCTGCTGCTTAAAGACGCGCTGCAATCTCAAGGTTTCGTCAACTACGAGGACGAGTGGTGGCATTACACCTACCAACCAGAGCACCATCCGGGCACCTACTTTGACTTTCCGGTCGCACAGTCGTCGCTTGGTTGA
- a CDS encoding bifunctional RNase H/acid phosphatase: protein MKVIVEADGGSRGNPGPAGYGAVVWTADRSTVLAETKQAIGRATNNVAEYRALIAGLDDAVKMGATEAAVLMDSKLVVEQMSGRWKVKHPDLIELYTQAQTLASRLARVSYTWIPRTRNSHADRLANEAMDAAACADGRVEKAALPRAQPAETVATESQTAPGWTGARGTPTRLLLLRHGQTELSVQRRYSGRGNPALNDVGWRQARAAARYFAQRGGIAAVVSSPLQRAYDTAATAADMLGVNLTVDDDLIETDFGAWEGLTFAEAAARDPELHRRWLHDTAASPPGGESFDDVLGRVCLARERIIAGYQGETVLVVSHVTPIKMLLRLALDAGAGLLYRLHLDLGSLSIAEFYPDGASSVRLVNQTGYL, encoded by the coding sequence GTGAAAGTTATCGTCGAGGCCGACGGCGGGTCGCGAGGCAACCCCGGACCAGCCGGATACGGCGCGGTGGTGTGGACCGCGGACCGCTCGACTGTGCTGGCGGAGACTAAGCAGGCGATCGGCAGAGCGACGAACAACGTCGCCGAGTACCGGGCCCTGATAGCAGGTTTGGACGATGCCGTGAAAATGGGTGCCACCGAGGCCGCGGTCTTGATGGATTCCAAGCTGGTCGTGGAACAGATGTCCGGGCGGTGGAAAGTCAAGCACCCCGACTTGATTGAGCTATACACACAAGCGCAGACGCTGGCGTCGCGGCTGGCGCGCGTCAGTTATACGTGGATTCCGCGCACCCGGAACTCACACGCCGACCGGTTGGCCAACGAGGCGATGGACGCCGCGGCTTGCGCCGACGGCCGGGTTGAGAAAGCCGCTTTGCCGCGTGCTCAGCCCGCGGAAACCGTTGCGACGGAATCGCAAACAGCGCCCGGCTGGACGGGTGCGCGCGGTACGCCTACCCGGCTGTTGTTGCTGCGACACGGCCAGACCGAGCTGTCGGTGCAACGCCGCTATTCGGGACGCGGCAACCCGGCACTAAATGACGTAGGTTGGCGGCAAGCTCGAGCTGCGGCGCGGTATTTTGCGCAGCGCGGCGGCATCGCCGCAGTGGTCTCCTCGCCATTGCAACGGGCGTACGACACCGCGGCAACGGCCGCCGACATGCTGGGCGTCAACTTGACGGTGGATGATGATCTGATCGAAACCGACTTCGGGGCCTGGGAGGGGTTGACGTTCGCCGAGGCCGCCGCGCGTGATCCGGAACTGCATCGTCGCTGGCTGCACGACACCGCCGCGTCGCCGCCGGGCGGTGAAAGCTTCGACGATGTGCTGGGCCGGGTGTGCTTGGCGCGTGAACGGATCATCGCCGGATATCAGGGCGAAACGGTGCTGGTGGTGTCACACGTCACGCCGATCAAGATGCTGCTGCGGCTCGCGCTGGATGCCGGTGCGGGCCTCCTGTACCGGCTACATCTTGACTTGGGGTCATTAAGCATCGCCGAGTTCTACCCCGATGGCGCGTCTTCGGTGCGGTTGGTGAACCAAACCGGCTACCTCTGA
- a CDS encoding zinc ribbon domain-containing protein, giving the protein MKAEVTQQRSLLELSKLDAELSRIAHRATHLPQREAYERMQVEHTAVSERLAAVRIAVEDLDAQVSRLESEIDAVRQREDRDRSLLKSGATDAKQLSDLQHELETLQRRQTSLEDSLLEVMERREELQAQLTAELEAIERMQADLDGAQQALDAAIAEIDQARQQHSSRRDVLTAELDPALSALYERQRAGGGPGAGQLQGHRCGACRIEIGRGELARISAAADDEVVRCPECGAILLRVKGFDQ; this is encoded by the coding sequence ATGAAAGCCGAAGTAACGCAACAACGTTCGCTGTTAGAGTTGTCGAAGCTGGATGCTGAGCTGTCCCGGATTGCGCATCGGGCCACCCATTTACCGCAGCGGGAGGCCTACGAGCGGATGCAGGTCGAGCATACCGCCGTCAGTGAGCGGCTGGCCGCCGTGCGAATTGCGGTGGAGGACTTAGATGCCCAGGTGTCGCGACTCGAGTCGGAGATCGACGCGGTGCGACAGCGTGAAGACCGAGATCGGTCGCTGCTCAAGTCGGGGGCGACGGACGCTAAGCAGTTGTCTGATCTACAACATGAGCTGGAGACCCTGCAACGCCGCCAGACCAGCCTGGAAGATTCCCTGCTGGAGGTCATGGAGCGCCGCGAGGAGCTGCAGGCCCAGCTAACTGCAGAGCTAGAGGCAATCGAGAGGATGCAGGCTGACCTGGACGGTGCTCAGCAGGCTCTCGACGCCGCCATCGCCGAGATCGACCAGGCCCGCCAGCAACATTCCTCACGGCGCGATGTGCTGACCGCGGAACTGGACCCCGCCCTCTCGGCGCTTTACGAACGACAGCGTGCTGGGGGAGGGCCGGGCGCTGGGCAATTGCAGGGACACCGGTGCGGCGCCTGCCGGATCGAGATCGGCCGCGGCGAGTTGGCCCGCATCTCGGCGGCCGCCGACGACGAAGTGGTGAGGTGCCCGGAGTGTGGCGCGATCCTGTTGCGGGTCAAAGGATTCGATCAGTGA